The following proteins come from a genomic window of Bos mutus isolate GX-2022 chromosome 21, NWIPB_WYAK_1.1, whole genome shotgun sequence:
- the LOC102281349 gene encoding SKA complex subunit 2, whose product MEAEVGKLELMFQKADSDLDYIQYRPEYEIKTNYPDSAGKKNPVTLLKELSAIKSRYQTLPVRFKPIAVERKETESRICATFSKTMTLIQELQKETDLELLLLTEEEKTAAEQLRAHMSNL is encoded by the coding sequence ATGGAGGCGGAGGTCGGTAAGCTGGAACTAATGTTCCAGAAAGCCGACTCTGATCTGGACTATATTCAGTACAGGCCGGAATATGAAATCAAGACTAATTATCCTGATTCAGCAGGCAAGAAAAATCCAGTTACACTTTTAAAGGAATTGTCAGCAATAAAGTCTCGATATCAAACTTTGCCTGTTCGCTTTAAACCAATTGCTGTGGAGCGGAAAGAGACTGAGAGCCGCATTTGTGCTACTTTCAGTAAGACTATGACCTTGATACAAGAACTGCAGAAGGAAACAGACCTGGAGCTGTTACTGCTGactgaagaagagaaaactgCGGCAGAGCAATTAAGAGCTCACATGTCAAACttatga